The DNA region ACGCTTCAACATCGTGAACGGAATCCAACTCAAAACCAACTTGAGGCAATGGAAATTGTACTCGACAATATCTATCTTCAAGCATGAACTTCATGAAGTTTTCCTCCCGATCCGTCTGAACGTTCATCGTAAGTTTAACAAGATCAGTATTCCATCCCATGAGTCCATCTTTTCTTTTCTGAATTATCCTCGAAAGGATTCCTTTTCCGTGGTCAGCAGATCTTTGAAATGTTGAACTTCCGGTTCCAATTGCGAGCAATTCAATATCGTCAAGGCTTTTCTTGAGTCGAAGCCCTTCCAAGATTCCAATTGAAGCTGGA from Rhodothermaceae bacterium includes:
- a CDS encoding patatin-like phospholipase family protein, whose product is DYLLPAWKVAAATSAAPIYFKPVTIPGRGKFVDGGLWANTPASIGILEGLRLKKSLDDIELLAIGTGSSTFQRSADHGKGILSRIIQKRKDGLMGWNTDLVKLTMNVQTDREENFMKFMLEDRYCRVQFPLPQVGFELDSVHDVEALSEIAFEEAKCSVHEISQRFLTTKATPFTPEPF